The following coding sequences are from one Leptolyngbya sp. NIES-3755 window:
- a CDS encoding unknown protein (similar to AA sequence:cyanobase_aa:ssl0350), with product MKYTIVIEWSDEDQCFVVRLPEFMNVMQPVTHGETYEEALQNAKEVLALLME from the coding sequence ATGAAATACACGATCGTCATCGAATGGTCAGACGAAGACCAATGTTTTGTCGTAAGGCTGCCTGAATTTATGAATGTCATGCAGCCTGTGACTCATGGCGAAACATACGAGGAAGCACTTCAGAATGCAAAAGAAGTGTTGGCGCTATTGATGGAGTAG
- a CDS encoding leucyl-tRNA synthetase (similar to AA sequence:cyanobase_aa:LBDG_57470), with translation MESRYTPAEIETKWQQAWTASDLDQTPEVTDQPKFYALSMFPYPSGNLHMGHVRVYTIVDVIARLKRMQGYRVLNPMGWDAFGLPAENAAIERGVHPAKWTYQNIDQMRDQLKQLGISFDWSKELATCSPDYYHWTQWIFLEFFKAGLAYQKEATVNWDPIDQTVLANEQVDAEGRSWRSGAKVERKLLRQWFLKITDYAEQLLVDLDKLTGWPDRVKLMQANWIGKSTGAQVTFKTEAGDDIVVFTTRPDTLWGASFMVLSPEHPLVEKLTTSEQSAAIAQYQAAAAAKSDLDRTAEGQEKTGVWTGSYAINPVNDQRIPIWIADYVLVDYGTGAIMAVPAHDQRDFEFAKKFDLPIKVVVQPPDQTLDSATMTEAYPGDGVMVNSGELDGVPAGKGKGQSVESAIAFLESKQKGKGTSNYRLRDWLISRQRYWGAPIPIIHCPNCGAVPVPDSDLPVALPENVEFSGKGGSPLTQLESWLNVPCPSCGTSAKRETDTMDTFIDSSWYFLRYPDAKNDQAVFDKAITNDWMPVDQYVGGIEHAILHLLYSRFFTKVLRDRGLLNFDEPFERLLTQGMVQGRTYKNSVTGKYVLPADVKDPSNPIDPITGDKLEVVFEKMSKSKYNGVAPGDVVDKYGADTARMFILFKAPPEKDLEWEDADVEGQFRFLNRVWRLVSEFTLNNRTATELTKTEKDLRRSIHIAIKEITEDLQGDYQFNTAVSELMKLSNALSDFAQKDSPIYAEGIDTLLRLLAPFAPHIAEELWHSIGHSDSIHTQSFPIVDSTALVADEKTIVIQILGKTRGTIEAATAIADDKSALEQFARESEIAKRYIEGKEIKKVIVVPGKLVNFVVA, from the coding sequence GTGGAGTCCCGTTATACCCCCGCAGAGATTGAAACAAAATGGCAACAGGCGTGGACCGCATCAGATTTGGATCAAACGCCTGAAGTCACCGATCAGCCGAAATTTTACGCGCTGTCGATGTTTCCTTATCCGTCTGGGAATCTCCACATGGGTCACGTGCGGGTGTATACGATCGTCGATGTGATCGCCCGGTTAAAGCGAATGCAGGGCTATCGGGTGCTGAATCCGATGGGTTGGGATGCGTTCGGGTTGCCTGCGGAAAATGCAGCGATCGAGCGAGGTGTTCATCCTGCGAAATGGACGTATCAAAATATCGATCAAATGCGTGACCAGTTGAAGCAGTTGGGCATTTCGTTCGATTGGTCAAAAGAATTAGCAACCTGTTCGCCGGATTACTATCACTGGACACAATGGATCTTTTTGGAGTTCTTTAAGGCAGGGTTGGCATATCAGAAAGAAGCGACCGTAAATTGGGACCCGATCGATCAAACGGTCTTAGCGAATGAGCAGGTTGATGCAGAGGGAAGATCTTGGCGATCGGGTGCGAAAGTAGAGCGGAAATTGCTGCGTCAGTGGTTCTTGAAAATTACGGACTATGCAGAACAGTTGTTAGTCGATTTGGACAAGCTGACCGGATGGCCCGATCGCGTTAAGTTGATGCAAGCCAACTGGATTGGTAAGTCTACGGGTGCTCAAGTTACTTTCAAAACTGAAGCAGGTGACGATATTGTAGTGTTTACCACTCGCCCGGATACGTTGTGGGGCGCATCGTTTATGGTGCTATCTCCGGAGCATCCGTTAGTGGAGAAGTTGACGACATCGGAACAATCAGCAGCGATCGCACAATACCAAGCAGCAGCAGCGGCGAAAAGTGATCTCGATCGAACCGCAGAAGGTCAAGAAAAAACGGGTGTCTGGACTGGAAGCTATGCGATTAATCCTGTGAATGATCAGCGCATTCCAATTTGGATTGCAGACTATGTGCTGGTGGACTATGGAACAGGTGCGATTATGGCAGTTCCAGCCCATGATCAGCGTGATTTTGAGTTTGCTAAGAAGTTCGACTTGCCGATTAAAGTTGTGGTTCAGCCACCGGATCAAACTTTGGATAGTGCAACCATGACCGAAGCTTATCCGGGTGACGGGGTGATGGTGAACTCTGGAGAATTAGATGGAGTTCCAGCAGGGAAAGGAAAGGGTCAGAGTGTTGAAAGTGCGATCGCATTTCTCGAATCGAAGCAGAAAGGCAAAGGAACCTCGAACTACCGCTTGAGAGATTGGCTAATTTCTCGTCAAAGATACTGGGGCGCACCGATTCCAATCATTCACTGTCCGAACTGTGGAGCCGTTCCTGTTCCCGATTCTGATTTGCCTGTAGCACTGCCCGAAAACGTCGAATTCTCTGGTAAAGGCGGCTCACCGTTAACTCAGTTAGAGTCCTGGCTGAATGTTCCTTGTCCAAGCTGTGGAACCTCTGCTAAGCGCGAAACAGACACGATGGATACCTTTATCGATTCGTCGTGGTACTTCTTGCGCTATCCCGATGCTAAGAACGATCAAGCGGTGTTCGATAAGGCAATTACGAATGATTGGATGCCTGTTGATCAGTATGTGGGCGGGATTGAACACGCGATTTTGCACTTACTGTATTCGCGATTTTTTACGAAAGTATTGCGCGATCGAGGTTTACTGAATTTCGATGAACCTTTTGAGCGGTTATTAACTCAAGGCATGGTGCAAGGTAGAACATACAAGAACTCAGTAACAGGAAAATATGTGCTTCCTGCGGATGTGAAAGATCCGAGCAATCCGATCGATCCAATCACCGGAGACAAGCTAGAAGTCGTTTTCGAGAAAATGTCTAAATCGAAGTATAACGGCGTTGCTCCAGGTGATGTTGTAGATAAGTATGGAGCGGACACGGCTCGGATGTTTATCTTGTTCAAAGCACCGCCTGAGAAGGATTTGGAGTGGGAGGATGCGGATGTCGAAGGACAATTCCGATTTTTAAATCGAGTGTGGCGATTGGTTTCAGAATTCACATTGAACAATCGAACTGCAACTGAATTAACCAAAACAGAAAAAGATTTACGTCGATCGATTCACATTGCTATCAAAGAGATCACCGAAGACTTACAAGGTGACTATCAATTCAATACGGCTGTTTCTGAGTTAATGAAATTGAGCAATGCTCTGAGCGACTTTGCCCAAAAAGATTCGCCAATCTACGCCGAAGGAATTGATACTTTGCTGCGATTGTTAGCGCCGTTTGCTCCACACATTGCTGAAGAGTTGTGGCATTCGATCGGACATTCTGATTCAATTCACACGCAATCCTTCCCGATCGTTGATTCAACTGCCTTAGTTGCGGATGAGAAAACGATCGTGATTCAAATTTTGGGTAAAACGAGAGGCACGATCGAGGCGGCAACTGCGATCGCGGATGACAAATCAGCGTTAGAACAATTCGCACGAGAGTCTGAGATTGCAAAACGCTACATCGAAGGCAAAGAGATCAAGAAAGTGATTGTTGTCCCTGGAAAACTCGTCAACTTCGTTGTGGCATAG
- a CDS encoding S-layer domain-containing protein (similar to AA sequence:cyanobase_aa:LBDG_05130) yields the protein MTPSPDPRRRLTSDELIAMFVAFLSIGGIFFWATRQPDTGLDFGSLFSSTPQVAPSPGAILPSPEPPRGTAIVPPANPQTLLPIPPIEATSAPQPTTQATVPPSPTAIVPVPAPSPNNLPNLVPSPTTPPSPGAAKGFIDVPGDFWAAAYISELTRRGILGGFQDGSFKPNEPITRAQFASLLGKAFGKPKERQAQTFEDVPANYWARSSIDDAVQSGFMSGYAEGLFRPDQQIPLYQLQVALASGLNIQSPAAPDQTLAKFQDVGDLPKWAQGKVAAAVGSGIVTGFPSAQQLTPNRVATRADAAALLYQALVKEGRITPTK from the coding sequence ATGACTCCTTCACCCGATCCGCGTCGTCGCTTAACCTCTGATGAACTCATCGCGATGTTCGTCGCTTTCCTGAGCATCGGAGGCATCTTTTTCTGGGCAACTCGCCAACCTGATACTGGGCTTGATTTTGGGTCGCTCTTTTCGAGTACGCCACAGGTTGCACCTTCTCCTGGGGCGATATTGCCCTCACCAGAGCCACCTCGTGGAACTGCGATCGTGCCTCCTGCAAATCCTCAAACGCTACTCCCAATTCCCCCGATCGAAGCGACTAGCGCACCGCAGCCCACTACCCAAGCAACCGTTCCACCGAGTCCAACTGCGATCGTTCCGGTTCCCGCTCCCAGCCCGAACAATCTCCCCAATCTCGTTCCGTCTCCCACGACACCGCCTTCTCCTGGAGCCGCGAAAGGTTTTATCGATGTGCCCGGTGATTTTTGGGCGGCAGCTTATATCTCGGAATTGACTCGACGCGGCATTTTAGGCGGATTCCAAGATGGCAGCTTTAAGCCGAACGAGCCGATTACCCGCGCTCAGTTTGCCTCGCTGTTGGGGAAAGCCTTTGGGAAACCGAAAGAGCGGCAGGCTCAGACATTTGAAGATGTACCCGCAAATTATTGGGCGCGATCGTCGATCGATGATGCGGTGCAATCTGGTTTTATGAGCGGATATGCGGAAGGATTATTCCGACCTGATCAACAAATTCCGCTGTATCAGTTGCAGGTGGCGCTTGCTTCGGGCTTGAACATTCAATCTCCTGCCGCTCCTGACCAAACGTTGGCGAAGTTCCAAGATGTCGGTGACTTACCGAAATGGGCACAAGGGAAAGTGGCGGCAGCGGTTGGTTCGGGAATTGTGACTGGATTTCCGAGTGCTCAGCAGTTGACTCCGAATCGGGTGGCGACTCGTGCAGATGCGGCAGCCTTACTCTATCAAGCACTGGTGAAAGAGGGACGAATCACGCCGACAAAATAA
- a CDS encoding glucosamine--fructose-6-phosphate aminotransferase (similar to AA sequence:cyanobase_aa:LBDG_05140) — protein MTHFMLKEIHEQPDVIRRLLDRSISVGKFDHINILACGTSLNAGLIGQFLFEQVAKIPTQVRSSSESIFAPMIETPNTLTIAITQSGETADTIAALKTVQSKRIAITNGIDSTITKLVDQTIYTEAGEEKSVAATKTFTAQLVVLYQLAFQLANQKAQWLEEIPHQIELILKDNTIAQTARSLENTRNLILIGSGINTAIAFEGALKLKEATYTHAEGYAAGEFLHGPIALLDPQIPTIAIGNVKKTIDRIRTNQNWVIEIPTPAIPELFTPFLTIIPLQLLAYELAILRKIDVDRPRNITKSLTT, from the coding sequence ATGACTCATTTCATGCTGAAAGAAATCCACGAGCAACCGGATGTAATTCGTCGTTTGCTCGATCGTTCGATCTCTGTTGGAAAGTTCGATCACATTAATATTCTCGCGTGTGGAACCAGTTTGAATGCAGGTTTGATCGGGCAATTTCTATTCGAGCAAGTAGCGAAAATTCCAACACAAGTACGATCGTCTTCGGAATCGATTTTTGCTCCGATGATTGAAACTCCGAATACTTTGACGATCGCGATTACTCAATCGGGTGAAACGGCAGATACGATCGCAGCATTAAAAACAGTTCAATCTAAACGGATCGCAATCACAAACGGGATTGATAGCACGATTACAAAGCTCGTCGATCAGACGATTTACACCGAAGCAGGAGAAGAAAAAAGTGTTGCAGCAACGAAAACTTTTACAGCGCAGTTAGTGGTTTTGTATCAACTCGCATTTCAACTGGCAAATCAAAAAGCTCAATGGCTTGAAGAAATTCCGCATCAGATTGAACTCATTTTGAAAGACAATACGATCGCACAAACTGCTAGATCCTTAGAAAACACTCGCAATCTGATTCTGATTGGGAGCGGGATCAATACTGCGATCGCATTTGAAGGCGCATTGAAACTGAAGGAAGCTACTTATACCCATGCCGAAGGATATGCAGCAGGAGAATTTTTGCATGGACCGATCGCGCTTTTAGATCCACAGATTCCCACGATTGCGATCGGGAACGTGAAAAAAACTATCGATCGTATTCGTACCAATCAAAATTGGGTCATTGAAATTCCCACGCCAGCGATCCCCGAACTTTTTACCCCATTCTTAACTATTATTCCGCTCCAACTTTTAGCGTATGAACTCGCAATCCTACGCAAGATAGATGTCGATCGACCGAGAAACATCACAAAATCGCTCACAACCTGA
- a CDS encoding hypothetical protein (hypothetical protein LYNGBM3L_00800;~similar to AA sequence:cyanobase_aa:LBDG_27770), whose amino-acid sequence MPCQLCDRDVPTLTEHHLTPRQQTKRKKLDPGETIEICPACHRQIHVLFDNRCLAQELNTVDRLKANPEMAKFLAWVRKQNPDRKVRVKR is encoded by the coding sequence ATGCCTTGTCAGCTTTGCGATCGCGATGTTCCCACCCTCACCGAACATCATTTAACTCCTCGCCAACAGACCAAACGCAAAAAACTCGATCCGGGTGAAACGATCGAGATTTGCCCCGCTTGTCATCGCCAAATTCATGTTCTGTTCGATAATCGTTGTCTTGCACAGGAATTGAATACTGTCGATCGATTAAAAGCAAATCCTGAAATGGCGAAATTTCTCGCTTGGGTACGGAAGCAAAATCCCGATCGCAAAGTGAGAGTGAAACGATGA
- a CDS encoding hypothetical protein (conserved hypothetical protein;~similar to AA sequence:cyanobase_aa:LBDG_12610), with product MTQAKPRFRTLEEYAALDSSELPEGHYELVDGEIIELPPECDLNVVIAGFLFSVFLQFTPHYLIRRGTEIFVSSRSVTSRFPDLMVLNEEGATALDGAKRSSVTHEMPTPELVIEIVSPGDKNYDRDYIEKPQEYAARGIPEFWRIDPGRAVVTVLSLNGEAYQSRDFRGNDPIASHTFPNLQLTAEQILKAGR from the coding sequence ATGACCCAAGCTAAACCTCGATTCAGAACACTCGAAGAATATGCTGCGCTCGATTCCTCAGAACTGCCAGAGGGTCACTATGAATTGGTTGATGGGGAGATTATCGAATTGCCGCCTGAATGTGATCTGAATGTCGTAATTGCTGGGTTTCTTTTCTCCGTATTCTTGCAATTCACACCGCATTATTTGATTCGACGTGGAACGGAGATTTTTGTAAGTAGCCGCTCTGTGACCAGTCGTTTCCCAGATCTAATGGTGCTGAATGAGGAAGGCGCAACAGCGTTAGACGGTGCGAAACGATCGAGCGTAACTCACGAAATGCCAACGCCTGAATTGGTGATTGAAATTGTTTCTCCGGGTGACAAGAACTACGATCGAGATTACATCGAAAAGCCACAAGAATACGCAGCACGGGGCATTCCTGAATTTTGGCGAATTGATCCAGGTCGAGCCGTAGTCACGGTGCTAAGTTTAAACGGTGAAGCTTATCAATCGAGAGATTTTCGTGGGAATGATCCGATCGCATCTCACACTTTCCCGAATTTGCAACTTACAGCCGAACAGATTCTCAAGGCTGGACGATGA
- a CDS encoding hypothetical protein (conserved hypothetical protein;~similar to AA sequence:cyanobase_aa:LBDG_12610): MTQTKTRFASIEEFLAYDDGTNTRYELVDGVLVDMGTESTTNTIIAGFLFATFLQLGIPAYRIGFKQMIAVSSSRVTARDPDLMVHSEGSFAAIEGLPQALISAEAPAPLAVIEIVSPGNSGSANYNRDYLEKPQEYAARGIPEFWRIDPERSIVTTMKLEDGAYQSRDFRGNDAIVSQTFPNLQLTAEQILKAGR, from the coding sequence ATGACCCAAACAAAGACAAGATTTGCAAGTATCGAGGAATTTCTAGCGTATGACGACGGTACTAATACCCGCTACGAATTGGTGGATGGGGTATTAGTTGACATGGGAACAGAGAGTACAACGAATACGATCATCGCTGGCTTTTTATTTGCTACTTTTCTTCAGTTGGGGATTCCAGCTTATCGCATCGGGTTTAAACAGATGATTGCGGTTAGCAGTTCGAGAGTGACAGCGCGTGATCCTGATTTGATGGTGCATTCGGAAGGATCGTTCGCCGCGATCGAGGGTTTGCCTCAAGCATTGATTTCAGCAGAAGCGCCCGCACCATTAGCCGTGATTGAGATTGTTTCTCCAGGTAATTCAGGCAGTGCTAACTACAACCGGGATTATTTAGAAAAGCCGCAGGAATACGCAGCGCGAGGCATTCCTGAGTTTTGGCGAATTGATCCAGAACGATCGATAGTCACGACAATGAAGCTCGAAGATGGAGCTTATCAATCGAGAGATTTTCGTGGGAATGATGCGATCGTGTCTCAAACATTTCCAAACTTGCAACTTACAGCCGAACAAATTCTAAAGGCGGGACGATAA
- a CDS encoding unknown protein (similar to AA sequence:cyanobase_aa:asr3483) encodes MMNMTYRDRLSPWCIIELLPNLQRSILYRFRSRSAAEECLKVLRRFKSGYYEIVFDSGNSPQETQIDTATLEEIELL; translated from the coding sequence ATGATGAATATGACTTATCGCGATCGTCTTTCTCCGTGGTGCATTATCGAGCTATTACCGAATTTACAGCGATCGATTCTCTACCGTTTCCGCAGTCGCAGCGCCGCAGAAGAATGTTTGAAAGTATTACGTCGCTTTAAGTCTGGCTATTATGAGATTGTGTTTGATAGTGGTAACTCACCTCAAGAAACACAGATTGATACCGCTACGTTAGAAGAAATTGAACTTCTCTAG
- a CDS encoding helix-turn-helix domain protein (similar to AA sequence:cyanobase_aa:AM1_C0012), whose protein sequence is MVKRKKRQLTETNSPIKKMREAVNLSQEELARLMDISVSTVSRWERGLAEPTMTVAQMKAFCRAIGKTLEELPNSLLAPEKLE, encoded by the coding sequence ATGGTGAAACGCAAAAAACGTCAACTTACAGAGACAAACTCGCCGATTAAAAAGATGCGCGAAGCGGTAAACCTCTCTCAGGAAGAGCTTGCGCGGCTGATGGATATTTCTGTTTCAACAGTCAGCCGATGGGAGCGGGGATTGGCAGAACCGACGATGACAGTGGCGCAGATGAAAGCCTTTTGTCGGGCGATCGGGAAAACGCTTGAAGAGCTTCCGAACTCATTGCTTGCGCCAGAGAAACTAGAGTAG
- a CDS encoding hypothetical protein (hypothetical protein MC7420_7605;~similar to AA sequence:cyanobase_aa:LBDG_54990), producing MTGQELRQLLLNKWGRSYDIQVRRTQGKFFVQVMWRYLEQVSFPLSETEYVEHMDQVAEYLAGWGAIEQVQSYIQKTRERPRQGKAVSIPIDLGDRASEWLLEDF from the coding sequence ATGACGGGACAAGAATTGAGACAACTTCTTTTGAATAAGTGGGGGCGATCGTATGACATTCAGGTGCGTCGCACTCAGGGAAAGTTTTTTGTCCAGGTGATGTGGCGGTATCTGGAACAGGTGTCGTTTCCGCTGTCTGAGACAGAGTACGTGGAACACATGGATCAAGTGGCGGAATATTTGGCGGGTTGGGGCGCGATCGAGCAAGTCCAGTCTTATATTCAAAAAACTCGCGAACGTCCGAGACAAGGAAAAGCGGTGAGTATTCCGATCGATTTAGGCGATCGAGCTTCGGAATGGTTGTTGGAAGATTTTTAA
- a CDS encoding cytochrome b6-f complex Fe-S subunit (similar to AA sequence:cyanobase_aa:LBDG_55000), protein MAQLSESSDVPSMGRRQFMNALMFGSEALVALGALYPVVKYFIPPSAGGASGGVTAKDALGNDIVVSEYLKSHPAGDRNLAQGLKGDPTYVVVTNEGSVENYGINAVCTHLGCVVPWNANENKFMCPCHGSQYDNTGKVVRGPAPLSLALVHANVENDKISFTPWTETDFRTGDDPWWA, encoded by the coding sequence ATGGCTCAATTATCTGAATCTTCTGATGTCCCAAGCATGGGTCGTCGCCAATTTATGAACGCCTTGATGTTTGGCTCTGAAGCGTTGGTCGCGCTCGGTGCTTTATATCCCGTCGTCAAATACTTTATTCCACCCTCAGCAGGTGGCGCATCCGGTGGAGTCACGGCAAAAGATGCTCTCGGTAATGATATCGTCGTCAGCGAATATCTCAAGTCGCATCCCGCAGGCGATCGTAATCTCGCTCAAGGTCTGAAAGGCGATCCGACCTATGTGGTTGTGACGAATGAAGGATCAGTCGAGAACTACGGCATCAATGCGGTTTGTACTCACCTCGGCTGTGTTGTGCCCTGGAACGCAAACGAAAACAAATTTATGTGTCCGTGTCACGGTTCGCAGTACGACAACACTGGAAAAGTTGTACGCGGTCCGGCTCCGTTGTCGCTGGCATTGGTTCACGCGAACGTGGAAAACGACAAAATTTCCTTTACCCCTTGGACAGAAACCGACTTCCGTACCGGCGACGATCCTTGGTGGGCTTAA
- a CDS encoding apocytochrome f (similar to AA sequence:cyanobase_aa:LBDG_55010), producing MRTSFLRKAIVTLAAIATLLAGSFALPQAALAYPIFAQSQYENPREATGRIVCANCHLGAKPTEAEIPQSVLPDTVFEAVVKIPYDTSVQQVQGDGTKGPLNVGAVLMLPDGFKLAPEERMTEEQKEKAAELYIQPYSDAHPNWLVVGPIPGEQYQEIAFPVLSPDPNTDKSLRFGKYPINIGGNRGRGQVYPTGQKSNNAVYNATVSGTISGITKTEEGGYNVQITGENGAVATDEIPAGPELLVAQGDVVKAGDPLTSNPNVGGFGQIDKEIVLQNPDRIKGLLAFFAIVTLTQIFLVLKKKQVERVQAAEMNF from the coding sequence ATGAGAACCAGTTTTTTACGTAAAGCGATCGTAACTCTTGCCGCGATCGCAACCCTCCTCGCCGGAAGTTTTGCCCTACCTCAAGCCGCTTTGGCTTATCCCATTTTTGCTCAGAGCCAATACGAAAATCCCCGTGAAGCAACGGGTCGAATTGTCTGCGCGAACTGTCACTTAGGTGCAAAACCGACTGAAGCAGAAATTCCGCAATCCGTTCTGCCTGACACCGTGTTTGAAGCGGTAGTGAAAATTCCTTATGACACGAGTGTTCAGCAAGTCCAAGGGGATGGAACCAAGGGACCTTTGAACGTGGGTGCAGTCCTGATGCTGCCTGATGGCTTCAAGCTGGCTCCTGAAGAGCGCATGACCGAAGAGCAGAAAGAAAAAGCCGCAGAACTGTATATCCAACCGTACAGCGATGCTCACCCGAACTGGCTCGTCGTGGGTCCAATTCCGGGCGAACAATATCAAGAAATTGCCTTCCCAGTGCTGTCTCCTGATCCGAACACCGATAAGTCTTTGCGTTTCGGAAAGTATCCGATTAACATCGGTGGCAACCGTGGACGTGGACAAGTTTATCCAACCGGACAGAAGAGCAACAACGCGGTTTATAACGCGACGGTTTCGGGAACGATTAGCGGCATTACCAAAACCGAAGAAGGCGGCTACAACGTCCAGATCACCGGAGAGAATGGAGCGGTTGCAACCGATGAGATTCCCGCAGGTCCCGAACTGTTAGTCGCTCAAGGTGATGTGGTGAAAGCAGGCGATCCGTTGACCAGCAATCCGAACGTGGGCGGATTTGGTCAAATCGATAAAGAAATCGTGCTGCAAAACCCCGATCGAATCAAGGGACTGTTGGCGTTCTTCGCGATCGTCACTCTGACCCAGATTTTCCTCGTGCTGAAGAAGAAACAAGTCGAGCGCGTTCAAGCTGCCGAAATGAACTTCTAA
- a CDS encoding CsbD-like superfamily protein (similar to AA sequence:cyanobase_aa:LBDG_30430) translates to MSLEERAKAAAKNVEGKAQEALGNVTNDPADKMEGKAKQTEAEARNAKEDVKDAAKDVVDRA, encoded by the coding sequence ATGAGCTTAGAAGAAAGAGCTAAAGCTGCTGCTAAAAACGTTGAAGGAAAAGCACAGGAAGCGTTGGGTAACGTGACCAATGATCCTGCTGACAAGATGGAAGGAAAAGCAAAACAAACTGAAGCAGAAGCTCGCAATGCTAAGGAAGATGTGAAAGATGCTGCGAAAGATGTGGTCGATCGCGCATAG